The Streptomyces sp. NBC_00224 genome has a window encoding:
- a CDS encoding carbohydrate ABC transporter permease, whose product MNGVRERLGSRAFSSIAVVIAVLWTTPTLGLLLSSFRPEEEIKTTGWWTVFGTPHLTLDNYGEVLSGGGNGSGRLAEHFVNSVVITLPSVLFPLVLAFFAAYALAWIDFRGRDALVVGIFALQVVPLQMALVPLLKLFSQGWLFLPAWNLTGPARFGQVWFAHTVFALPFAVFLLHNFLAGLPRDLIEAARVDGASHGTLLLRIVLPLACPALVSFAVIQFIWVWNDLLVALTLSGGTAETAPMTVRLASLAGTYGNEWQRLTAGAFVAAFVPLLVFFSLRRHFARGLLAGSVKG is encoded by the coding sequence GTGAACGGCGTCCGCGAGCGTCTGGGCTCCCGCGCCTTCTCGTCGATCGCCGTGGTGATCGCGGTCCTCTGGACGACACCGACCCTCGGTCTGCTGCTCTCCTCGTTCCGCCCCGAGGAGGAGATCAAGACGACGGGCTGGTGGACCGTGTTCGGTACGCCCCACCTCACGCTCGACAACTACGGCGAGGTGCTGTCCGGCGGCGGGAACGGGTCGGGGCGGCTCGCGGAGCACTTCGTCAACTCCGTCGTCATCACCCTCCCATCGGTGCTGTTCCCGCTCGTGCTGGCGTTCTTCGCGGCGTACGCCCTGGCGTGGATCGACTTCAGGGGGCGGGACGCGCTCGTCGTCGGCATCTTCGCGCTCCAGGTCGTGCCGCTCCAGATGGCGCTCGTCCCCCTCCTGAAGCTGTTCTCCCAGGGCTGGCTGTTCCTGCCCGCCTGGAACCTCACCGGTCCCGCGCGTTTCGGCCAGGTCTGGTTCGCCCACACGGTCTTCGCGCTGCCGTTCGCGGTCTTCCTCCTGCACAACTTCCTGGCGGGGCTGCCCCGGGACCTGATCGAGGCCGCCCGCGTCGACGGCGCGTCGCACGGGACGCTGCTGCTCCGGATCGTGCTGCCCCTGGCCTGCCCGGCCCTGGTCTCCTTCGCCGTCATCCAGTTCATCTGGGTGTGGAACGACCTCCTCGTGGCACTGACGCTGTCGGGCGGAACGGCCGAGACCGCGCCGATGACGGTCAGACTGGCGAGCCTGGCCGGGACGTACGGCAACGAGTGGCAGCGGCTCACCGCGGGAGCCTTCGTGGCGGCGTTCGTCCCGCTGCTCGTCTTCTTCTCCCTCCGGCGGCACTTCGCACGGGGACTGCTCGCCGGATCGGTCAAGGGATGA
- a CDS encoding AAA family ATPase gives MAVSGSAGLSRPGLRGREAELERLRALVEAVRDGEGGAIALLLGESGIGKTVLLRETVSIARAHGFVVSHGRAEELHELAPLASLASGLLHGDPPLLSSTDFADLAGHHDQRIWLVERLAQLIEERSAGTPVLIAVDDVQWADPLSRFALSVMPARLLSSPVLWLLTGRNDPELYGQGPRTTTLPLRPLSDTALAELARDVLGGDVPTQVAELLDGAGGNPFLAAEMLTGIAASGADAPEPPERLVLGVRDRLADLRPDTLHFLRIGSVLGRAFSLADAAALCGRPASGLSAEVDEAIAAALLHDDGERLLFRHDLLRQAVYADLAPSVRRALHREAASRLVAAGRSSTDAVPHLLKSAEPGDQEAIGLLGTAATDVMAVMPDLAADLAVRALELVPPHAPMVFDVGERAIVALTRAGRYTQARDTGDTLLARQPPLDVFARLQSVLGDTLWHLDDVHELTRRSTAALAAVTDPVIRARLTARQALARSRGRDLGAARETGERALAEAERSGDREARVLALWGLGEIALNAGDCAAAVEHHTALSVFDTAFLPEEAVARIHMDDFDTVRRLLRTAGDAPLRPAMLIWAQATLNMGLGRLDDADADLVTAERLEADLHVPGNLVNIRVNRGLLAMLRGDREAAREHLDVVRATVAERPNTGNHATHQYFEAVVADADGDHAAAAELVRSVQRDHPFLRWRLLRPHVVQAVRIALRGGDRNLAEDLAAQAAEHATRNPSVPTAQGTAAHAVGLVNADHGLLERSVHVLLTGLRQLSLAAASADLGRALLAAGDPAATPALTRAHDIYAQAGADAEADRVRADLERATSRSGRRTGGLRPRPGQGWDALTASERKVARLIAAGHTNRSAAEALVVSPHTVNTHLASIFRKLSVRSRVHLARIVLAEGDAGTATGG, from the coding sequence ATGGCGGTGTCCGGGAGCGCGGGGCTGAGTCGGCCCGGGCTGCGGGGCCGCGAAGCCGAGCTGGAGCGGCTGCGCGCCCTGGTCGAGGCGGTGCGCGACGGCGAGGGAGGAGCGATCGCGCTGCTCCTGGGCGAGTCCGGGATCGGGAAGACCGTACTGCTGCGGGAGACCGTCTCGATCGCGCGGGCTCACGGGTTCGTCGTCAGCCATGGACGCGCCGAGGAACTGCACGAGCTGGCACCGCTCGCCTCACTGGCCTCGGGCCTCCTGCACGGTGACCCGCCGCTGCTGTCCAGCACGGACTTCGCCGACCTCGCGGGCCATCACGACCAGCGCATCTGGCTCGTGGAACGACTGGCCCAGCTGATCGAGGAACGCTCGGCGGGCACGCCCGTGCTGATCGCGGTCGACGACGTCCAATGGGCCGACCCGCTGAGCCGGTTCGCCCTGAGCGTCATGCCGGCACGGCTGCTCAGCTCCCCGGTCCTCTGGCTGCTCACGGGCAGGAACGACCCGGAACTGTACGGGCAGGGGCCGCGGACGACGACCCTCCCCCTCCGGCCGCTGTCCGACACGGCCCTGGCCGAGCTGGCACGGGACGTCCTCGGCGGGGACGTGCCGACGCAGGTCGCGGAACTTCTCGACGGGGCGGGAGGCAACCCCTTCCTCGCGGCCGAGATGCTCACGGGCATCGCGGCGTCGGGCGCGGACGCGCCGGAGCCGCCGGAGCGGCTGGTCCTCGGTGTACGCGACCGGCTGGCCGACCTCCGGCCGGACACCCTCCACTTCCTGCGGATCGGCTCGGTCCTCGGTCGCGCGTTCTCGCTCGCGGACGCCGCCGCCCTGTGCGGCCGGCCCGCTTCCGGACTCAGCGCCGAAGTGGACGAGGCGATCGCCGCCGCCCTGCTCCACGACGACGGCGAACGCCTCCTGTTCCGCCACGACCTGCTCCGCCAGGCGGTGTACGCCGATCTCGCCCCCTCCGTACGCCGGGCGCTCCACCGTGAGGCCGCGAGCCGGCTCGTCGCGGCGGGCCGGAGCTCCACCGACGCGGTCCCGCATCTGCTGAAGAGCGCCGAACCCGGCGACCAGGAGGCGATCGGGCTGCTCGGCACGGCCGCCACGGATGTGATGGCCGTGATGCCCGACCTCGCCGCCGACCTGGCCGTACGCGCCCTGGAACTCGTACCGCCCCATGCGCCCATGGTGTTCGACGTGGGAGAACGGGCCATCGTCGCGCTGACCCGCGCGGGCCGGTACACCCAGGCACGGGATACCGGCGACACGCTGCTCGCCCGGCAGCCGCCCCTGGACGTCTTCGCCCGTCTGCAGTCCGTACTCGGCGACACGCTGTGGCACCTCGACGACGTCCACGAGCTGACCCGCCGCTCGACAGCCGCACTGGCAGCCGTCACCGACCCGGTGATCCGCGCCCGGCTCACCGCCCGGCAGGCCCTCGCCCGGTCCCGCGGGCGCGACCTCGGGGCCGCTCGCGAGACCGGCGAACGGGCGCTCGCCGAGGCGGAGCGGTCCGGTGACCGGGAGGCCCGTGTCCTCGCGCTGTGGGGCCTCGGCGAGATCGCCCTCAACGCGGGCGACTGCGCCGCCGCCGTCGAACACCACACGGCGCTCAGCGTGTTCGACACGGCCTTCCTTCCCGAGGAGGCCGTCGCCCGGATCCACATGGACGACTTCGACACCGTAAGGCGACTGCTCCGGACGGCGGGCGACGCTCCCCTGCGCCCCGCCATGCTGATCTGGGCCCAGGCAACCCTGAACATGGGGCTCGGCCGGCTCGACGACGCGGACGCCGACCTCGTCACCGCCGAGCGGCTCGAAGCGGACCTCCACGTGCCAGGCAACCTGGTCAACATCCGCGTCAACCGCGGCCTCCTCGCGATGCTGCGCGGTGACCGCGAAGCCGCGCGGGAACACCTGGACGTCGTGCGGGCGACCGTGGCCGAGCGGCCGAACACGGGCAACCACGCCACGCACCAGTACTTCGAGGCCGTCGTCGCCGACGCCGACGGCGACCACGCGGCAGCGGCCGAACTGGTCCGATCCGTGCAGCGTGACCATCCCTTCCTCCGCTGGCGGCTCCTGCGCCCCCATGTCGTCCAGGCCGTGCGGATCGCCCTGCGCGGCGGGGACCGGAACCTGGCCGAGGACCTCGCGGCCCAGGCGGCGGAGCACGCCACCCGCAACCCTTCCGTGCCGACCGCACAGGGGACGGCCGCCCACGCGGTCGGCCTGGTGAACGCCGACCACGGACTCCTGGAGCGATCGGTCCACGTCCTCCTCACCGGCCTCCGGCAGCTGTCCCTCGCCGCCGCATCCGCCGACCTCGGGCGCGCTCTTCTCGCGGCAGGCGACCCCGCTGCGACACCCGCCCTGACCAGGGCGCACGACATCTACGCCCAGGCGGGGGCCGACGCCGAGGCAGACCGGGTCCGGGCCGATCTGGAACGGGCCACCAGCCG